In Mytilus edulis chromosome 13, xbMytEdul2.2, whole genome shotgun sequence, a single window of DNA contains:
- the LOC139500170 gene encoding uncharacterized protein — protein MTSKLKSIRAGHRSAVSGILRRFEERSETEEKPEEDELETILDTLKEKQDILKDLDKNILDSVQEEDIEQEILDTDEYKLNLETKIRKIRKFIQAQTSNLNAAARSFSPHNETLQPIHNVGPVYNIRDDSQNTGLNFTTLRSNSSVNSSNFHKLPKLNLPTFDGNVLEWQSFWDSFDSAIHNNNILTDVQKFNYLKSLLEGEASYTIAGFALTHTNYNKAIELIHERFGQKT, from the coding sequence ATGACTTCAAAGCTGAAATCTATACGAGCGGGACACAGAAGCGCAGTTTCTGGGATTTTAAGAAGATTTGAGGAGAGAAGTGAAACAGAAGAAAAACCGGAAGAGGACGAGTTGGAAACAATTTTGGATACATTAAAGGAAAAGCAAGATATTCTGAAGGATTTGGATAAGAACATTTTAGATAGTGTACAAGAGGAGGATATAGAGCAAGAGATACTTGACACAGATGAGTATAAACTTAATTTAGAGACGAAAATACGCAAAATTCGTAAATTTATTCAAGCTCAAACATCAAATTTAAATGCAGCCGCTAGAAGTTTTTCGCCGCACAATGAGACACTGCAACCCATTCACAATGTTGGCCCCGTATATAACATAAGAGATGACTCACAAAATACTGGCCTCAATTTCACGACTTTACGTTCAAATTCAAGCGTCAATAGCAGCAACTTCCACAAACTACCGAAATTGAATTTACCTACATTTGATGGAAACGTACTAGAATGGCAATCCTTTTGGGATTCTTTTGATTCAGCTATTCACAACAACAACATTCTAACCGACGTTCAAAAGTTTAATTACCTAAAGTCTTTACTAGAGGGAGAAGCGTCATATACAATTGCCGGATTTGCTCTTACGCACACAAACTACAACAAAGCTATTGAACTCATACATGAAAGGTTCGGACAAAAAACATAA
- the LOC139500171 gene encoding uncharacterized protein — translation MQALLDIPAPKNTLSQLRSYYDRTETYIRGLESLGQAQDSYGSLLVPVILNKMPSEIRKNLTREHGSTDWYLGDLRRSIFKELAILESGSSTESFESPSTTATFYTNTKSRENWAKTNSPQKSYQISCAYCKEPHFSSECTKYTDQNDRMKIVKEDRLCFNCLGRHRVVDCKSKSNCKKCDRRHHTSLCNNDHDEETTSRSSTSTVQKHNAEESETSVLYSSLNCDRPNVLLKTAIAPLSYKDQTIEAKILFDEGATRSFITRHLAEKLELNNTGSEAITLSRFGDDNENNSIEQLNTATVKIQTIYGQEIPVDVLIVPKIAAPFKTNIETAKQLPYLQNVKLAHAVTKDTSFEIGLLVGADQYWDIVEDDIIRGEGPTAVKSKLGYLLSGPLKRTNSINETHFRTTNLGETEETHTTDDETERNTINIEHISTIVDTSRTKQRTTGPLKVNETDKSALMWTRDSNKNKRFYEDLQGMGKSKSHFKQLNLYQELDYREKLTRKKNVK, via the coding sequence ATGCAAGCACTACTAGACATACCCGCACCAAAGAATACGCTTTCGCAACTTAGAAGTTACTATGACAGAACAGAGACATACATAAGAGGACTAGAATCACTTGGACAAGCTCAAGACTCGTACGGCTCGTTATTAGTACCAGTCATACTTAACAAAATGCCCAGTGAAATACGCAAAAACCTGACTCGTGAACACGGTTCCACAGATTGGTATCTTGGTGATCTTAGGAGATCTATTTTTAAGGAACTGGCAATTTTAGAGTCTGGTAGCAGTACAGAATCATTTGAAAGTCCTAGTACTACAGCTACATTCTACACAAACACAAAATCTCGCGAGAACTGGGCAAAAACCAATTCACCACAGAAATCTTATCAAATTAGCTGCGCATACTGCAAGGAACCCCACTTTTCGTCAGAATGTACTAAATATACAGACCAGAACGACCGCATGAAAATTGTTAAAGAAGATAGATTGTGCTTTAATTGCTTAGGGCGACACCGCGTAGTAGATTGCAAATCTAAATCAAACTGCAAAAAATGTGATAGACGTCACCACACAAGCCTATGCAACAACGACCATGATGAAGAAACTACAAGTAGAAGTAGTACAAGTACAGTACAAAAACACAACGCGGAGGAATCTGAGACTTCTGTTTTATATTCATCTTTAAATTGTGATCGcccaaatgttttattaaagacCGCAATAGCACCACTAAGCTACAAAGACCAAACGATTGAAGCAAAGATACTTTTTGACGAAGGCGCCACAAGGTCATTTATTACAAGACATTTAGCAGAGAAATTGGAGTTAAACAACACAGGAAGTGAAGCAATTACCCTATCTAGATTTGGAGACGATAATGAGAACAACTCTATTGAACAGCTAAACACAGCAACAGTGAAGATACAAACCATCTATGGCCAAGAAATACCAGTCGATGTTTTGATTGTACCTAAAATCGCCGCACCATTTAAGACTAACATTGAAACTGCAAAACAGTTGCCGTATTTGCAAAACGTAAAATTAGCACACGCCGTAACTAAGGATACATCATTTGAAATTGGACTGCTTGTTGGAGCTGACCAATACTGGGATATTGTCGAGGATGATATCATTAGGGGCGAGGGACCAACAGCAGTAAAGTCCAAACTAGGATACCTACTCTCAGGACCACTCAAAAGAACCAATTCAATCAACGAAACACACTTTCGTACTACAAATTTAGGAGAAACAGAGGAGACGCACACTACCGATGATGAAACAGAGAGGAATACTATTAACATTGAACATATTTCTACAATTGTGGACACTTCAAGGACAAAACAAAGAACCACTGGTCCGTTGAAAGTAAATGAAACAGACAAATCAGCTTTAATGTGGACAAGAGAcagtaacaaaaacaaacgcttTTACGAGGATTTACAAGGAATGGGAAAATCAAAATCTCACTTCAAACAGCTCAACTTATATCAGGAATTGGATTACAGGGAGAAACTTACAAGAAAAAAGAACGTGAAATAA